The Labilithrix sp. genomic sequence TCCCGACGTTCCGGTTCGATCACCAGGACGTGATCGAGGACCGGCGCGGCACCGTCCTCCTCACCGGCAACACGCTGGTCGACCACGCGCTCACGTGGCTGAAGGACGAGGGCTCGCGCCCGTTCTTCCTCTGGCTCTACGACTTCGACGTCCACGAGTGGATCCACTTCCCCGATCGACCGATGGAGGAGATCGCGGACGAGGCGCAGCTCTCGAAGACGGAGGGGCTGCCGTGGCGTTACCGCGCGGCGGCGCGCGCGGTCGACCGCAGCTTCGCGCGGCTGCGCAACGGGCTCCGTGACCTGGGGCTGCTCGATCACACCGTGATCGTGTTCCTCGCCGACCACGGTGAGGGGCTCGGCGAGCACGGGCAGTGGTGGCACTCGACCTACCTCTGGGAGACGCTCGTCCGTGTGCCCCTCGCGGTCGAGGCCCACGGGCTCCCGCCGCAGCGGATCGACGCGCCGGTGTCGCTCATCGACGTCCCGACGACGCTCGCGCGCTTCATCGGCCCGGTCCCGGACGACGATCGCTGCCACGGCGAGGACCTCCTCACCGATCGGACCTCCGGGCGCCGGCTGCCAATCTTGCTCTCGGCGATGCTCGACGGGACGCTCGTGCAGCTCGGCCTCCTCGAGTCGGCGGAGCGCAAGCTCGTCGTCGACCTGCGCGAAGGACAGGCCCACCTCTACGACCTGGCCGGCGCCGAGGAGAGCTCGATCAACGCGCCGGCCGAGGGCGTGCGCTTGCTCGATCGGCTCGTTCGCTCGCCGCTCTTCCCTCGTCCGTGAGCGGTCACGGACGCTCGCAGTGCGAGCTCGTCTGGGGGACGATGCCGGCCTGCGCGGCGACGCTCGCGAAGGCCTGGAGCCCGCAGAGGAGCACCACCAGGCCGGCGAGGCGGCGCACGATCGGGCGGGCCATCAGGCGCGCGGCGAGCGCGGCGAGGCCGAGCATGATCGGGAGCGTGCCCACCGCGAAGGCGAACATCGCGAGCGCGCCACCCTGCGCGGAGTAAGCGGACGCGCTCATCGCGAGGGCGGCGTAGAGGAGGCCGCACGGCATGAGCGCCCAGAGCCCGCCCGCGGCGAAGGCGTGCCACGGCGTGCGGAGGGGGAGGAGCCGTCGCGCGAGCGGCGCGATACGGCGCCAGATCGGCGCGCCGGCGGACTCGACGAGGCGCACGTAGCTGGGGAGGCCGGCGAGGTGGAGGCCGACCGCGAGCATCGCGAGCGCGGCGACGGCGCGGAGGGCGAAGCGGAGCGGATCGAGGCCGTGCCCCACCGTCCACGATCCGAGCGCGCCGGCGAGGAAGCCGAGCGCGGTGTAGCTCGCGACGCGCCCCGCGTTGAACGCGATCGCGTGCCCGCCCGCGCGCTCCCGCGCGCACACGACCGCGGTCACGGGCCCGCACATCGTCGCGCAGTGCACGCCGCCGAAGAGCCCGGCGAGCGCCGCCGCCGCCACGAGCGCGCTCATCGGACCTCCGCCGCGCGGGCGCCGAGGAAGGTCGCGCGGACCTCGCGCTGGGAGCGATCGGTTCGGATGCGGACGACGACCGGGCGCGGGCCGGCGAAGTGGTCCTCGGGGACGGTCGCGAAGATGGGGATGCGGCGGCTCGTGGTGGCGGCGACCTCGACGGTCGCGATCGGGATGACGAGGTCGGCCTGGTTGCCGTCGCCCGGCTCGAGCACGAACGTCATCGGCGCCGACTCCTTGTTGACGAGGTGGACCTCGAAGCCGTTGCGGAGGACGCCCGCGTCGCGGGTGTAGGGCGCGCCGGGGAGGCGAAGCAGGTTCGCCTCGAACGGCTCCCGTCCGCGCGCGGCGACGGCGGCGACGACGAAGCCGACGACGAGCAGCGTCGCGTAGGCGACGAGGCGCGGGCGCAGCACGCGTCGCTTCTCGCCACGGAGGCCCCGCAGCGAGTCGTAGCGGACGAGCCCGCGCGGCCGATCGAGGCGGTCCATGACCTCGTCGCACGCGTCGATGCAGGCGGTGCACGCGATGCAGTCGAGCTGGAGGCCCTCCCGGATGTCGATGCCGGTCGGGCAGACGACGACGCAGCGCTTGCAGTCCACGCAGTCGCCGGTGTCCGCTGCGCCGGCCTTGCCGCGCGGCTCGCCGCGGCGCACGTCGTAGCCGACCACGAGCGCGTCGTCGTCGAGGAGCACGGACTGGAGGCGCCCGTAGGGGCACATCACGACGCAGAACTGCTCGCGGAAGACCGCGAACGCGACGTAGACGAGGGCGGTCGTGCCGAGCATCCACGCGAAGGCCTCCGGATGCGCGCGCGGTCGCGTGCTCATCATCGCGAAGAGGCCGGGGAGCGAGACGAAGTAGGCAAGGAACACGTGCGCGACGAGGAACGCGGCGACGGCGTACAGCGCGTGCGTGACGACGCGCCGGACGACGGCGTCCGCGGAGGCGGTGGCGCTCGCGCGCCGGAGCGCCTCGTTCCGCGGCCCGTTGACGAGGCGCTCGATCGGACGGAAGACCGCCTCCGTGAACACGGTCTGCGGGCACGCCCACCCGCACCACGCGCGCCCGAGCAGCGCGGTGACGCACAGGAGCCCGAAGCCGAAGCCGCTCAGGAGGAAGAACGCGAGCCAGAGGTCCTGCGCGTTGAACGTCGCGCCGAAGAGGTAGAAGACGCGCCGCTCGACGTCGAGGAACACGGCCGGATGCCCGCCGATCGGGATCCACGGCAGCGCCGCCCAGAGCACGATGAGCCCGTAGTAGACGACGCGCCGCGCGCGCACGAAGCGCCCGCGAACGTCGGCGGGATAAGGCCGCAGCCGCTTCCCGTCGCGCCCGAGCGACCCCGCGCCGGGGATGAACGCGTCGTCGTCGAACGAGCCAGCGCGGACGGCGCCGTCCGCGTCGCGCTCGGGCGCTCGCGACCCGACGCCGGGGGCGGCGTCGTCGACGAGCGGCAGTCGGCGCTTGGGGGACGGGCGCGGGGAGTCGACGTTGGCCATCGGCTGCTTCTCGTGTCAGCGGGCGCTCAGCGTCTCGCGCTCGCCTTGGGGGGCCTTGCCGCCGGCGGCGTTCGTGCCGCGGAGGGTGAGGACGTACGCCGTCACCGCCTGCGTCTTCAACGCGCCGAGCTGCGCTTGCCACGCCGGCATCCCCTTGTCGGGGACCCCCAGCGCGATCGTCTTGAACACCTTCTCCGGCGCGCCGCCGTGGAGCCAGAACTCGTCGGTCAGGTTCGGGCCGACGGTGCCGCCGCCGTCGTTGCGATGGCAAGCCGCGCACGTCGCGGTGAACACCGACTTGCCGAGCGCGAGCGCGTTCGGGTCACGGCTCAGCGCCGTGAGCGACTCCGGCGTGGCCTCGCCGACTTGGAGCTGCATCGCCTGCGCGGCGGCGGCGCGGTCGAGCTCCTCTTGGTAGGCCTGCGCCGGCGTATTGCCGAATCCGGTGGTTTGATAAAGATACCAGTAGCCGACCGCGACGACGACCGAGCCGTAGAGGGTATAGAGCCACCAGTTCGGTAGTTTGTTGTCGTATTCGGCAATCCCGTCCACTTCGTGGATGACGGTGTCCGGCTTCGGTTCCTCTTTCATGATTCGTCTCCGTCGTCGTCGAGGGGGAGGCGCGCGACCGGGTCGTAGGAGCGCGCTTTTCGCGTCATCGTGACGAAGAGCACGGTCGCGAAGACGACGAGGAAGAGGACGAACGCGGCGAGCGGCAGGAGGAGGAGCGGGCTCTTCGCGAGGAGCTCGGATTTCATCGCTTGCCCTCCTCGAGCGACACGGCCTCGTTCGTCTTCTCCGGCGGCGCCGGCTTCTTCCCG encodes the following:
- a CDS encoding c-type cytochrome, with the protein product MKEEPKPDTVIHEVDGIAEYDNKLPNWWLYTLYGSVVVAVGYWYLYQTTGFGNTPAQAYQEELDRAAAAQAMQLQVGEATPESLTALSRDPNALALGKSVFTATCAACHRNDGGGTVGPNLTDEFWLHGGAPEKVFKTIALGVPDKGMPAWQAQLGALKTQAVTAYVLTLRGTNAAGGKAPQGERETLSAR
- the ccoG gene encoding cytochrome c oxidase accessory protein CcoG, producing MANVDSPRPSPKRRLPLVDDAAPGVGSRAPERDADGAVRAGSFDDDAFIPGAGSLGRDGKRLRPYPADVRGRFVRARRVVYYGLIVLWAALPWIPIGGHPAVFLDVERRVFYLFGATFNAQDLWLAFFLLSGFGFGLLCVTALLGRAWCGWACPQTVFTEAVFRPIERLVNGPRNEALRRASATASADAVVRRVVTHALYAVAAFLVAHVFLAYFVSLPGLFAMMSTRPRAHPEAFAWMLGTTALVYVAFAVFREQFCVVMCPYGRLQSVLLDDDALVVGYDVRRGEPRGKAGAADTGDCVDCKRCVVVCPTGIDIREGLQLDCIACTACIDACDEVMDRLDRPRGLVRYDSLRGLRGEKRRVLRPRLVAYATLLVVGFVVAAVAARGREPFEANLLRLPGAPYTRDAGVLRNGFEVHLVNKESAPMTFVLEPGDGNQADLVIPIATVEVAATTSRRIPIFATVPEDHFAGPRPVVVRIRTDRSQREVRATFLGARAAEVR
- a CDS encoding sulfite exporter TauE/SafE family protein; the protein is MSALVAAAALAGLFGGVHCATMCGPVTAVVCARERAGGHAIAFNAGRVASYTALGFLAGALGSWTVGHGLDPLRFALRAVAALAMLAVGLHLAGLPSYVRLVESAGAPIWRRIAPLARRLLPLRTPWHAFAAGGLWALMPCGLLYAALAMSASAYSAQGGALAMFAFAVGTLPIMLGLAALAARLMARPIVRRLAGLVVLLCGLQAFASVAAQAGIVPQTSSHCERP